Proteins from one Fragaria vesca subsp. vesca linkage group LG6, FraVesHawaii_1.0, whole genome shotgun sequence genomic window:
- the LOC101312077 gene encoding uncharacterized protein LOC101312077, translating to MADSQKIPFELLVQILSRLPPKSLMRFKCIRKSCEALINNPQFAVKHLHYYNDLSSSTSILFRRTAEHKASDNFQIYFSYLHLCNDNDIDDGDDHSLQFSLEDIHFPPSMGLKVRGPFIELPPVSPSRIRDESVTILSHYDGIVCLSLHSDNIALYNPAINECKIIPESCIPDGKGYYVGFGFDPKSKDYILVRILFFDDIYDGEYGEHVVILPPRAEVFSLSDDCWREVNADNLRTEDRNIFGLDCETCFKGVFYWRGYDEPNEYENSLDRDVEDLKYLVILFDSCDRVFHTVKLPECFYQFPLHEFIVTVWNERIVLYGFYRGGDQPSEIWEMDDFATTGVKCSWTKHLSIVPSMKAEIRVPLTLGLWKSDEVLLLTKTGYLCSYNFVTDKLRHLPIHYLAHGNYNQIVCKRSIVSLKSGNKFESTDVISNDVSCP from the coding sequence ATGGCAGACTCTCAAAAAATTCCATTTGAACTATTGGTGCAAATCCTATCCAGGCTGCCTCCAAAATCTCTAATGCGATTCAAGTGCATCCGTAAATCATGTGAAGCTCTGATCAATAATCCCCAGTTCGCAGTGAAGCACCTCCACTATTACAACGATCTCTCCTCCTCTACTAGCATTCTTTTCAGGCGTACTGCCGAGCACAAGGCCAGTGACAACTTCCAAATATACTTTTCATATCTTCATCTCTGCAACGACAATGACATTGATGATGGTGATGATCATAGCCTTCAATTCAGTTTGGAGGACATCCACTTTCCACCTTCTATGGGATTAAAGGTTAGGGGGCCTTTTATTGAGCTCCCTCCTGTTAGTCCTAGTAGAATTCGTGATGAATCTGTTACTATTTTAAGTCATTACGATGGGATTGTTTGTCTATCTCTTCACAGTGACAACATTGCTCTATACAATCCAGCAATCAACGAATGCAAGATCATTCCCGAGTCATGCATTCCAGATGGTAAAGGATACTACGTTGGATTCGGCTTTGATCCAAAATCTAAAGATTACATACTTGTTAGGATCTTATTTTTCGACGACATATATGATGGCGAGTATGGAGAGCATGTTGTTATTCTACCTCCTAGAGCAGAAGTGTTCTCACTGAGTGATGATTGTTGGAGAGAGGTCAATGCTGATAATTTAAGAACAGAAGACAGAAACATATTTGGCTTGGATTGCGAGACATGCTTCAAAGGTGTCTTCTATTGGAGGGGATATGACGAACCGAATGAGTACGAGAACTCTTTAGACAGAGATGTGGAGGACCTTAAGTATCTAGTCATTTTATTTGATTCGTGTGACAGAGTATTTCATACTGTAAAACTCCCTGAGTGTTTCTACCAGTTTCCGCTTCATGAATTCATCGTCACGGTGTGGAATGAACGCATTGTTCTATATGGTTTTTATAGGGGTGGAGATCAACCTTCTGAAATTTGGGAAATGGACGACTTCGCTACTACTGGTGTCAAGTGTTCTTGGACAAAACACTTATCCATTGTGCCCTCAATGAAGGCTGAGATCAGGGTTCCACTTACATTGGGACTTTGGAAGAGCGATGAGGTTCTTCTGCTTACCAAAACTGGATACTTATGCTCCTACAATTTCGTCACCGATAAACTTAGGCATCTTCCCATTCATTATTTGGCTCATGGAAACTATAACCAAATTGTTTGTAAACGTAGTATAGTTTCGCTTAAGAGTGGGAATAAGTTTGAGAGCACTGATGTAATTTCTAATGATGTCTCTTGTCCTTGA